The Pungitius pungitius chromosome 8, fPunPun2.1, whole genome shotgun sequence genome has a window encoding:
- the hyal1 gene encoding hyaluronidase-1 — protein sequence MGSFHNEAPLFLNLILIVSGLQFATSNFSQVPFITAWNAPTASCLSRYGVDLDLGTFSIVQNENQTFMGENITIFYSEKLGLYPSYTSDAVPINGGLPQNASLDKHLAVASDNIRTWIPDRDFQGLAVVDWESWRPLWERNWDSKRVYQLKSVDLARSVHPDWSPARLEAAARADFERAGGAFMEQTLALGQQERPRGLWGFYGFPDCYNNYSNKSTNYTGECPAAEMARNDRLLWLWNASSALYPSIYLGLELRRLGREVLLHSRHRVMEAMRAGDRRTPTAPPVFPYARVVYTYTLDFLSQEHLVYTVGESAALGSAGVVLWGDNAFSKSRTVCETIKSYIDNTLGRYLVNVTAAAFLCSKTICSSHGRCQRRNPTSSAYLHLDPAEWKVVQEKKSGRRQNYTVLGQMRSRKVVLMKSEFQCRCFPGWGGESCSAQTNPGMRGFP from the exons ATGGGGTCCTTTCATAACGAGGCGCCGCTTTTCTTAAACTTGATCCTCATTGTTTCCGGGCTGCAGTTTGCGACGTCAAATTTTTCCCAGGTGCCTTTCATCACCGCGTGGAACGCTCCCACCGCCAGCTGTCTGTCTCGATATGGCGTGGACCTCGACTTGGGGACGTTCAGCATCGTCCAGAACGAGAACCAGACCTTCATGGGCGAAAACATAACCATCTTTTACTCCGAGAAGCTTGGTCTGTATCCCAGCTACACCAGCGACGCGGTGCCCATCAACGGCGGCCTGCCGCAGAACGCCAGCCTCGACAAACACCTCGCCGTGGCCTCTGACAACATTCGCACCTGGATCCCCGACAGGGATTTTCAGGGTCTGGCTGTGGTGGACTGGGAGAGCTGGAGACCTCTGTGGGAGAGAAACTGGGACAGTAAGCGCGTGTACCAGCTGAAATCGGTAGACCTGGCGAGATCCGTGCACCCGGACTGGAGCCCTGCGCGGCTCGAGGCCGCCGCTCGGGCCGACTTCGAGCGAGCCGGCGGGGCGTTCATGGAGCAAACGCTGGCGCTCGGGCAGCAGGAGAGACCCAGGGGGCTGTGGGGTTTCTACGGTTTCCCCGACTGCTACAACAACTACAGCAACAAGAGCACAAACTACACGGGGGAGTGTCCCGCCGCGGAGATGGCGAGGAACGACAGGCTGCTGTGGCTGTGGAACGCCTCCTCCGCGCTTTACCCCAGCATCTACCTGGGCCTCGAGCTGCGCCGCCTGGGCAGGGAAGTGCTCCTCCACAGCCGCCACCGCGTCATGGAGGCCATGAGGGCGGGAGACCGGCGGACTCCGACGGCGCCGCCCGTGTTCCCCTACGCTCGCGTCGTCTACACGTACACGCTCGATTTCCTCTCCCAG gagcaCCTGGTCTACACCGTGGGAGAGAGCGCCGCTCTGGGATCTGCCGGGGTGGTGCTTTGGGGCGACAATGCCTTCTCCAAGTCTCGG ACCGTTTGTGAAACCATCAAATCCTACATTGACAACACGCTGGGTCGTTACCTGGTGAACGTGACAGCGGCGGCCTTTCTCTGCAGCAAGACCATTTGTTCCTCTCACGGAAGATGCCAGAGGAGGAACCCGACCTCAAGTGCCTACCTCCACTTGGACCCGGCCGAGTGGAAGGTGGTGCAGGAAAAGAAATCGGGCAGACGGCAGAACTACACCGTTTTGGGACAGATGCGCTCACGCAAGGTGGTGCTCATGAAGTCTGAGTTTCAGTGCAGGTGTTTCcccgggtgggggggagagagctgCTCAGCCCAAACCAACCCTGGGATGAGGGGCTTTCCTTGA